One Candidatus Scalindua japonica DNA window includes the following coding sequences:
- a CDS encoding Lrp/AsnC family transcriptional regulator — MKLTKNEKGVLKLLVKDPLSTNSDIANKLKLTAQGVGKIRNHLNEKDLIRSCEMHLDYEKLGLGIHAVALIKILPSAFNRFKNNELDKVIKPKNAIRSYSIQKTDVTHIIKYAFKNLTEYDTYFRSILSEFRNYVEIKDTFILSSEGIMKSSSADLFSDVLDELAT; from the coding sequence ATGAAACTAACGAAGAATGAAAAGGGCGTACTTAAACTGCTGGTAAAAGACCCTTTAAGTACCAACAGTGATATTGCAAATAAGCTTAAATTAACAGCACAGGGAGTAGGCAAGATAAGAAACCATCTCAATGAAAAGGATCTTATAAGAAGTTGTGAAATGCATTTAGACTATGAAAAACTGGGATTAGGTATACATGCAGTTGCCTTGATTAAAATATTACCAAGCGCATTTAATCGGTTCAAAAACAATGAATTAGATAAAGTTATTAAACCAAAAAATGCGATTAGATCTTATTCAATACAAAAAACTGATGTAACACACATAATAAAATACGCATTTAAAAATTTAACCGAGTACGACACGTATTTCAGATCTATCTTATCTGAATTTAGAAATTATGTTGAAATAAAAGATACTTTTATCTTGTCATCCGAAGGCATTATGAAGTCGTCATCTGCTGATCTGTTTTCAGATGTACTTGATGAGTTAGCAACTTGA
- a CDS encoding chloride channel protein, which produces MKNIENKNIDDRIEAARKKIVLSLRLFFARKTKQCLNHQPFSEPVTLAGIAIIVGVASAAGVWLFKQMFSLPFRTVFGGFNIPVELLHHNWIVILLPVLGGISVGLIAQFIIGKERYPGISGVMEAAALNGGRLECRKMPVKTVASALSIGSGASVGHGDPSVQIGATLGSMSGQLMRLSDERVRSLAAAGVAAGIAASFNAPIAGLFFALEIIIGKLNVNAFGIVALASVISSAVTQAISGNQPAFQIPAYELNSLYELPFYLGLGLLAGPCAAFYVYLHHFTRAMFDKWHIPRWIKPGIAGLAVGISGFFLPQIFGTGYVTIEDILNGKSFSVSLLLFLVFAKLALTPVCIGSGFYGGVFTPALFSGAALGGAYGLVIQQFFPFLDISPPAFAMVGMAAVLAGTIHAPITSFILLFEMVHDYRIILPLMFAVNASLFLSWHLQKDSVYTLGLTRRGIRLKQGRDIDILDTITVGEVMVTDVVPLQESDSLETTIDLFIRTRNSGLPVVNNTDELIGILTAQDIDRASNEENKAVSTVGEFCTRDLLLAYPDETIAEALQRIEIRNIGQLPVVSRNNPNRLVGLLRDTDIGRAYDLALTRRKKIRYYPPAS; this is translated from the coding sequence ATGAAAAACATTGAAAACAAAAACATTGATGATCGTATAGAGGCAGCCCGGAAGAAAATAGTATTATCCTTAAGGCTCTTTTTCGCGCGGAAAACCAAACAATGTCTCAATCATCAACCATTCTCAGAACCCGTCACACTTGCTGGCATAGCGATAATCGTGGGTGTTGCCAGCGCAGCAGGAGTATGGCTTTTTAAACAGATGTTCAGTCTGCCATTTAGAACGGTATTTGGCGGATTTAACATCCCTGTTGAACTCTTGCATCATAATTGGATAGTCATTCTTCTACCTGTTCTTGGCGGTATCAGTGTGGGATTAATCGCACAATTTATTATCGGCAAAGAGCGATATCCCGGAATATCAGGGGTCATGGAAGCAGCGGCATTAAATGGAGGACGGCTGGAGTGCAGGAAAATGCCGGTAAAAACAGTTGCCTCTGCCTTGTCAATCGGCTCCGGGGCGTCAGTTGGCCATGGGGACCCATCTGTACAAATTGGAGCGACACTGGGCTCAATGTCTGGACAATTAATGCGGCTTTCTGATGAACGTGTGCGTTCGCTTGCTGCCGCGGGTGTAGCAGCGGGTATTGCCGCCAGTTTCAATGCGCCCATTGCCGGTCTTTTTTTCGCTTTGGAAATTATCATAGGTAAATTGAACGTTAACGCGTTTGGTATTGTCGCTCTGGCATCAGTAATATCTTCTGCAGTTACGCAAGCGATATCGGGTAATCAGCCTGCATTTCAGATTCCGGCTTATGAATTGAACTCACTATATGAACTGCCGTTTTATCTGGGGCTAGGCTTACTGGCCGGACCTTGTGCTGCATTCTATGTTTACCTACATCATTTTACCCGGGCTATGTTCGATAAATGGCATATCCCCCGATGGATCAAACCAGGAATTGCGGGCCTGGCAGTCGGGATCTCCGGATTTTTTTTACCACAAATCTTTGGTACCGGTTATGTAACCATTGAAGATATTTTAAACGGTAAGTCATTTTCTGTTTCATTATTGCTTTTTCTGGTTTTTGCAAAACTAGCGCTAACTCCTGTTTGCATTGGCAGCGGCTTTTACGGCGGAGTGTTCACCCCCGCTCTTTTTTCTGGTGCTGCGCTTGGCGGAGCATATGGGCTTGTTATTCAACAGTTTTTTCCATTTCTCGATATTTCCCCGCCAGCGTTTGCAATGGTAGGGATGGCTGCTGTTCTGGCAGGAACAATCCATGCGCCAATAACGTCTTTCATCCTGCTCTTTGAAATGGTTCACGACTATCGAATTATTCTACCATTGATGTTTGCAGTAAATGCCAGTTTATTCCTGTCATGGCATTTACAAAAAGACTCGGTTTACACTCTGGGGCTAACACGCAGAGGTATACGTCTGAAACAGGGACGGGATATTGACATCCTGGACACAATCACCGTAGGGGAAGTTATGGTTACGGATGTTGTTCCCCTGCAAGAATCAGATTCGTTAGAAACAACAATAGATTTATTTATACGAACACGGAACAGCGGTTTGCCTGTAGTAAATAACACAGATGAATTAATCGGTATTCTTACCGCGCAAGACATTGATCGCGCCAGCAATGAGGAGAATAAAGCGGTTTCTACCGTCGGCGAGTTCTGTACGCGAGACCTGCTTCTTGCCTATCCCGATGAGACGATAGCGGAAGCGCTGCAGCGTATCGAAATACGCAACATTGGCCAATTACCCGTTGTATCACGCAATAATCCAAACCGTTTAGTCGGTTTATTGCGCGACACTGACATTGGACGGGCTTATGATCTGGCATTGACCCGCCGTAAGAAAATCCGATATTATCCTCCAGCATCCTAG
- a CDS encoding alginate export family protein, protein MRILNLSGLSGIEYDKKNNLNQFLIIIMMGLVSMLSAEADDKHPSYNLFRYNEDWSELAHKEQLKSTDFFDPVKYIPLNQSGSNWLSFGFEERVRVEKWSDFQFDPSGTKDNQDAFVLNRIRTNVDLHLGPNLRLFAELKSAIEGFRSLPSNRRRQDRDTIDLQNLFADFTSPLGAVLSGDNRIVLRVGRQEMARGSERFIGSRNFANVRQSFDGINAMLYAGGWRFSAFGLRIVRDLSLGEVKPDSFNNFNLPDSNSGFFGIYGEGFVPSLLSNAIGFGPMGLDLYVLRRDDDQVFNGTGGNSDRYAVGGRLHGKFPMASFGYEIEGAYEFGNIHRQGQDADINASMFTVALNYQPTQRTPLAVGPVDLKMIQIGFDYASGDNNPGGDVQTFDPMFQTRHKFFGFMDFIGRFNIMDLRPRIDFSIGKRTTFRIDQHIFWRSEKQDALYSVSGGVIAPGRTGSNRYVGTETDLTLKHRLNRHTDIETGFSHFYTGDFLDNAALSEDSDWFYLMMTYTF, encoded by the coding sequence TTGCGAATTTTAAACCTGTCAGGATTATCTGGAATTGAATACGATAAAAAAAATAATTTAAATCAATTTCTTATTATCATCATGATGGGGTTAGTATCGATGCTCTCAGCAGAGGCGGATGACAAACACCCCAGTTATAATCTCTTCCGTTACAATGAAGACTGGTCGGAACTTGCCCACAAAGAGCAACTCAAATCAACTGATTTTTTTGACCCTGTTAAATATATTCCTTTAAACCAAAGTGGCTCGAACTGGCTGAGTTTTGGCTTTGAAGAACGGGTTCGGGTAGAAAAATGGAGCGATTTCCAGTTTGACCCTTCGGGGACGAAAGATAATCAAGATGCCTTTGTTCTCAATCGTATTCGTACAAATGTTGATTTGCACCTGGGACCCAATTTGCGCCTGTTTGCAGAATTAAAAAGCGCGATCGAAGGCTTTCGAAGTTTGCCCAGTAACAGGCGAAGGCAAGACAGAGACACGATCGATCTACAGAATCTCTTTGCGGACTTCACCTCACCCTTAGGGGCAGTTTTATCCGGTGACAATCGGATTGTCCTGCGTGTCGGTCGTCAGGAAATGGCGCGTGGTAGTGAGCGGTTTATTGGCAGCAGAAATTTCGCCAATGTACGTCAATCCTTTGATGGGATTAACGCAATGCTGTATGCGGGTGGATGGAGGTTTTCAGCCTTCGGGCTTCGCATTGTCAGAGACTTGTCTCTTGGAGAAGTCAAACCCGATTCTTTCAATAATTTTAACCTACCCGACAGCAATTCGGGATTCTTTGGAATTTATGGTGAGGGTTTCGTTCCCTCCTTGCTAAGTAATGCGATCGGTTTCGGCCCTATGGGCCTCGATCTATACGTGCTTAGAAGAGATGATGATCAGGTTTTTAACGGAACTGGCGGAAATTCTGACCGTTATGCTGTTGGCGGACGCCTTCACGGCAAATTTCCCATGGCTTCGTTTGGTTATGAGATTGAAGGGGCGTATGAGTTTGGCAATATACACCGGCAGGGCCAGGACGCGGATATCAACGCCAGTATGTTTACCGTCGCGCTGAACTATCAACCAACGCAGAGAACTCCCCTCGCGGTTGGCCCGGTTGACCTCAAAATGATTCAGATTGGTTTTGACTATGCGAGCGGTGATAACAACCCGGGAGGTGATGTTCAGACATTTGACCCTATGTTTCAGACTCGTCATAAATTTTTTGGATTTATGGATTTCATTGGCCGCTTCAATATTATGGACCTGCGCCCCCGCATCGATTTTAGCATTGGAAAACGCACGACTTTCCGCATTGATCAGCATATATTTTGGCGCAGTGAAAAACAGGATGCGCTCTATAGCGTATCCGGCGGCGTGATCGCCCCTGGAAGGACGGGAAGCAACAGGTATGTGGGCACGGAAACGGATCTGACTTTAAAGCATCGGCTTAATCGTCATACTGACATTGAAACGGGATTTAGCCACTTCTATACAGGTGATTTTCTGGACAATGCCGCACTCAGTGAAGATTCCGATTGGTTCTACTTGATGATGACTTACACTTTTTAA
- the can gene encoding carbonate dehydratase: MKVLKHLFDNNRSWAEKIIETDPDFFSTLSKQQKPDYLWIGCSDSRVPANQVIDLLPGEIFVHRNIANLVIHTDLSCLSVIQFAVDVLKVKHIIVCGHYGCGGIKAAMDNNQHGLIDNWLRHVKDVYRIHEDKFDLYLSDNEKHQLLCELNVVEQVNNICHTTIVQNAWDAGQELTVHGWVYNLEIGLLKDLNACISSKEEERNKFHTKEIIDSFK; this comes from the coding sequence ATGAAAGTATTAAAGCATCTTTTTGATAACAACAGGAGCTGGGCAGAAAAAATAATAGAAACCGATCCTGATTTTTTCTCAACGCTTTCTAAACAACAAAAACCTGACTACTTATGGATTGGTTGCTCTGACAGCCGTGTACCCGCAAACCAAGTTATTGACTTGTTACCCGGTGAAATCTTTGTACACCGTAATATTGCTAATCTCGTAATACATACCGACCTGAGCTGTTTATCAGTTATTCAATTTGCTGTTGATGTATTAAAGGTAAAACATATTATAGTTTGTGGTCATTACGGTTGTGGAGGCATTAAAGCCGCTATGGATAATAACCAACATGGGCTGATCGATAATTGGCTACGGCACGTTAAAGATGTGTACCGCATTCATGAAGACAAATTTGACTTATATCTAAGTGATAACGAGAAACATCAACTGCTATGTGAACTTAATGTAGTTGAGCAGGTAAACAATATATGTCACACAACAATTGTTCAGAATGCGTGGGACGCTGGACAGGAGTTGACAGTTCATGGCTGGGTGTACAACCTTGAAATTGGTCTATTAAAGGATTTGAATGCTTGCATCTCCAGTAAAGAAGAAGAGAGAAACAAGTTTCACACAAAGGAAATTATTGATTCCTTTAAATAA
- a CDS encoding SulP family inorganic anion transporter, whose product MAKIERGTIKHGIFSHLKQDIPASIVVLFVALPLCLGISLASGAPLFSGLIAGIIGGIVVGSISDSAHGVSGPAAGLAVVVFEALHSMSFEIFLLAVVIGGALQIILGLSRAGIIGYFFPSAAIKGMLSGIGIIIILKQIPHAFGYDKEWMGNDAFVQLGGENTFTLIGKVLLGHITPGAVLIAAISVAILLLWELYLTKKYQNVFKLIQGPIVVVAAAICCQLITKNYFPQFTLGSENLVSVPVAGSLSSFFGLFTFPDFSQLGNKAVYILAVTIAIVASLETLLCVEATDKLDTHKRVTSTNRELFAQGAGNMLSGMIGGLPITQVIVRSSANMQAGSRTKLSTILHGIFLLICVALLPSVLNLIPLSALACILIMVGYKLSKPSIFVETYRLGWDQFLPFIVTILGIVFVDLLVGLGLGCSVGAVVVLIRNYKNSHFLHIHPGEGEKQLIITMAEDVNFLNKGAIIKELARIPKETDLTIDMSKCYSIDYDVREVVEDFIKSATDRGINVRLKPPLVKTYGKEDIYSENLINGY is encoded by the coding sequence ATGGCTAAGATTGAAAGAGGAACAATAAAGCATGGGATTTTTTCTCATCTCAAACAAGACATTCCGGCAAGTATTGTAGTACTGTTTGTAGCACTGCCGCTTTGTCTCGGAATCTCATTGGCAAGTGGAGCGCCTCTGTTCTCAGGTCTTATTGCCGGAATAATTGGTGGTATAGTTGTGGGGTCTATAAGCGACTCCGCCCATGGAGTCAGCGGCCCGGCGGCAGGCCTGGCTGTAGTTGTGTTTGAAGCGCTGCATTCAATGTCTTTCGAGATATTTTTACTTGCCGTTGTCATAGGGGGAGCGCTGCAAATAATACTGGGTTTATCTAGAGCAGGAATTATCGGATATTTTTTCCCCTCTGCGGCTATAAAAGGGATGCTCTCCGGTATCGGTATCATCATCATCCTGAAACAGATACCTCACGCGTTTGGATATGATAAGGAGTGGATGGGTAATGATGCTTTTGTCCAATTGGGCGGTGAAAACACGTTTACATTAATTGGAAAAGTTCTTCTTGGACATATAACACCTGGAGCAGTATTAATTGCTGCTATTTCAGTAGCGATTTTGTTGTTATGGGAATTGTATCTGACAAAAAAATATCAAAATGTGTTTAAATTAATACAAGGACCAATCGTCGTAGTAGCGGCTGCTATCTGTTGTCAGTTGATAACAAAAAATTACTTTCCTCAATTTACTTTAGGTTCAGAGAACCTGGTAAGTGTGCCGGTTGCCGGCAGTTTATCATCATTCTTTGGCCTGTTTACCTTTCCTGATTTCAGCCAGTTAGGCAATAAGGCCGTTTATATTTTAGCTGTCACAATTGCGATTGTTGCCAGTTTAGAAACACTTTTGTGTGTGGAGGCGACTGATAAACTGGATACCCACAAGAGAGTTACGTCAACCAACCGGGAGTTGTTTGCCCAAGGTGCCGGAAACATGCTTTCAGGAATGATTGGCGGGTTGCCAATTACACAGGTAATCGTTCGAAGCTCTGCCAATATGCAAGCCGGTTCAAGAACGAAACTATCTACCATTCTTCATGGGATTTTTCTGTTGATATGTGTAGCGCTACTTCCAAGTGTACTTAATCTTATACCCTTATCCGCTCTTGCATGCATTTTAATAATGGTCGGATATAAACTATCTAAGCCCAGTATATTTGTAGAGACATATAGACTGGGATGGGATCAATTTCTGCCGTTTATCGTCACTATTCTTGGGATTGTATTTGTTGATCTACTCGTGGGGCTTGGACTTGGGTGTTCAGTAGGCGCTGTTGTTGTCTTAATCCGTAACTACAAAAATTCTCATTTCTTACATATACACCCAGGTGAAGGAGAAAAGCAGTTAATAATTACCATGGCTGAAGATGTCAACTTTCTCAATAAAGGGGCAATTATAAAAGAACTGGCCAGAATACCTAAAGAGACAGATCTGACCATCGATATGAGCAAATGCTATAGCATTGATTATGATGTTAGAGAAGTCGTAGAAGATTTCATTAAATCAGCAACCGATAGAGGTATTAATGTAAGACTGAAACCGCCATTGGTGAAAACTTATGGTAAAGAAGATATCTATTCTGAAAACTTGATAAATGGATATTAG
- the acpP gene encoding acyl carrier protein: MFAKKPNIEEMIMEIVEKQMSVNRERITHETAFINDLGADSLDLAELHMEIEVAFDLEISNEDAEMILTFGDAVDYINEHT; this comes from the coding sequence ATGTTTGCGAAGAAACCAAATATAGAAGAGATGATAATGGAAATAGTTGAAAAACAAATGTCTGTGAACAGGGAACGTATTACTCATGAAACAGCATTTATAAATGATCTGGGAGCTGATTCACTTGATTTAGCGGAGCTTCATATGGAAATTGAGGTCGCATTTGATTTGGAAATATCAAACGAAGATGCTGAAATGATACTTACTTTTGGTGATGCGGTTGATTACATTAATGAACATACATAG
- a CDS encoding aldo/keto reductase: MKYKKLTDQIKIPAIGLGTWRIGGNVEADTTQNKEHISAIKTAIKLEITLIDTAESYAKGHAEELVGNAIQGFDRSGLFIISKVSPEHLKHNDLIESARMSLKRLKTDYIDLYLIHSPNPEIQIQETMRALDHLIELKLIRFIGVSNFSVEQIKEAQRYTKNKIVANQVEYNLLTRNSGHVTNDMESRIIPYCQKNNILVIAWRPLAKGELARPGFKLLDELAKKYNKTQAQISLNWLISKKGIVAVTKSSKTGHLKENLDAMGWSLKLEDVDRLNNEYILA; encoded by the coding sequence ATGAAATACAAAAAATTAACAGATCAAATTAAAATACCTGCAATAGGCCTCGGTACGTGGCGTATAGGAGGAAATGTTGAAGCAGATACCACCCAGAATAAAGAGCATATTTCTGCAATAAAAACTGCAATCAAGTTGGAAATAACTCTTATTGATACCGCAGAATCATATGCAAAAGGTCATGCAGAAGAATTGGTTGGCAATGCAATTCAGGGTTTTGATCGAAGCGGCTTATTTATTATTTCTAAAGTTTCTCCTGAACACCTGAAACATAATGATCTCATTGAATCTGCCAGAATGAGTTTGAAAAGGTTAAAGACCGATTACATTGATTTGTATCTGATTCATTCGCCTAATCCGGAGATTCAAATCCAGGAAACCATGCGGGCTTTGGATCATTTGATTGAACTAAAACTCATTCGTTTTATCGGTGTGAGTAATTTTTCTGTTGAACAGATAAAAGAAGCACAGAGATACACAAAAAACAAAATTGTCGCTAACCAGGTTGAATACAACCTGCTTACCAGAAATAGCGGTCATGTTACCAATGATATGGAATCTCGGATAATTCCCTATTGTCAGAAAAATAATATTCTCGTTATTGCATGGAGGCCTCTTGCAAAAGGTGAGCTGGCAAGGCCCGGGTTTAAACTCCTGGATGAATTAGCCAAAAAATACAATAAAACTCAGGCCCAAATTTCCCTGAATTGGCTGATTTCGAAAAAAGGGATTGTTGCCGTAACGAAATCATCAAAAACCGGCCACCTGAAAGAGAATCTTGATGCAATGGGTTGGAGCTTAAAACTAGAGGATGTTGATAGATTGAATAATGAATATATATTGGCATGA